CTCTTGCGCTGGAACAATGATACATTTGGCAGTGCATGCAAGGAGATCAAAACAAAGCGAGAATCAGAAAAGCTTTGGTGTGATCCAAACATGACGGTTCCCCACTCACGCCGAGCTAAAAATCAATGAAAAATTAGTAGAGATGTACCATCGTGAGGAGGTGATGTGGCGACAACGAGCTAGAGCTGAGTGGTTGGCCTCGAGAGACAAAAACTTGAAGTTTTTCCATCTTCAGGCTAGCATCGCAAGGAAGAAAAATATGACCAAAGCTTTGCAGAATTCTCTTTGTGTAATGGCGGAGGATCCGAGGAGTTGAAAAACATGGTCTATGAATCCTACAAATCTCTGTATACGTCTGAGGGTGTAAGTTATATGGATGCAATACTAAAAAGTGTCCCAAGCAAGGTCACAACTGAGATGAATGATATGCTAGTTTCCCCTTACACACTCGAGGAAGTCAAAAATGCCACTGCGACACCCTGGTTTTTGGCCTGTTGGCCTAAAGTCCCGCGTATGCCACTGCATGCAGTGACCATGCGGGATGCAGTTGTTCGACATGCAATGCGCGCGTGGACGCCGGGACCCTCGGCTGCCTCCCAAACGCCACCCTTGCGACACTACAGCTTGCCCGCGCCGCCTCACTTGCTCTCCTTCTTCCACCTGGCCAGCTCCAAGTCCTTTCCGATGTCAGCAAGCGGCTCGCCGGACGCGGACACGGCGTGCCCGTGCGGGAACATTGTGCGTTAGTGCATCGCCTAACCCACATCGTGCGTCGCAGCTTTGCCCGCGTGCATCTACAGCTTCCCCGTGCCCCTCTAGTGACTTCACCACCCGTTCCCGAGCCACACGCCTCGCCAGAGCTCCGGTAGCTTCCTCACGGTGGTGCCCGGTGCTCGGCATCTCCCTCTCTTATAAATAGACCCCTCTCGAGCTGCTCAAACCATCCACCACTTCTCCACTGGCCACAAATCGACCACCGATGAGCGAGGCAAGGCCAGGAGGGCCTCCTGCCTCCGATCATCTCAGGAGTTGCCCGCGGACCCCCCTCGaccattctctcgctcctgccCTCCTCTGCTTCCACGACTTCTTCAGGCGAGCTCGTGTTGATCTCCAGAGCACGACGGTGCAGTTGATCAGTTGGAACAACATCGGGAACACCGACTCCGACGAGCTCCACCGCCCATCTTCTTTGGAGAGGAAGCCAACCTCGCCGTTCGTCCACCTCCGACCAAGCCACGGGGACGTGCGTGCTCCCCATGTTACTCTGAACCCATCACGACCATCGCCGACAGCCGCCATGGTCTCCTCACTGGAGGATCATCGGCAATAGAGCCGCCCACCactgttctctctctctctctctctctctctctctctctctctctctctctctctctctccctaaaACTAACACGGGGACCCTACTCGTAagcttctctcttcccctctgaATCATTTTCTAGTGGAGGCGCCCTAGCAAAATACGCCTTCTACGTGGCCCTCCCTGGAATTTCTGTTAATTCAATTTAAAATTAGATTTTGACCCAAACTTTGACTAGCTATGATTTCTAAACCaaaagtccaaatgagttgaaactttTTGCTATAGTTTTGTCATGAGCTGAACTTTCTGTTGGTGCAATTTGAGATTAtcccttgctgtctagaatttatGGTATTAGAAAAGGATTTATGTGACATTTTCTTTTTGTTAGTAAATTTATTTTTAGAGGAAACTAATTGTGTGGGAGAAGACCAGGAGTATCGTGACACTCCTCTgaactaaggcaagccacaacattCATTTGCAAGATGGCATTGCAATGGCAATGGTTCCACTTGAATATTGATTACTTATATGCCTTATGAATTTAAATTATTACCTCCATGCTACTTGTTGCATTATGCTCATTTCCATGTCATATGTACGTTGTAGACAGTAGAGTAAATGTTATATGGTTAAGTTAGGATTCATCCACCATTTAGCTCGCTATCATGCACCCTATTGCATTCTATGGCTCGAATCATTTTCATTCAAGTTAAACTTGACTATAATCAAACTTGAACAAAGTTGTTaatcgagtcatagtgccaccgAATCGAGCTCACTAGTGCAACCACACTTTCCTGGATGAGGATGCTCTAATTCGCTCTAATGTcatgcctctcaccggtgcctccaacgagggaataTTATGTGCACGTGCTACCCTAGCCCGGTAGGcgtcaataaccttgtgagcccaAGTTTTATGGTACCGAGGTCCCCGTTTGGGACGATAAAGTTTAGTTTGGCCACGGCGGTGGCGGACACAAAGGTGGCGGATTCACGAGTTGACATAGGGGTGACCCATGGCATAGCCCAGACGGGAGTTtttcggagtggccgggagagtgtatACAATAGATTGATTTTGTTGGAACATCATtagtccacccgaatgggagcatGAGACCATGAGTTCCATAGTGTGGGTACAGtctactaacctctgcagagtgtataatctatcgatagccgcgtcctcggttatggacacagtttgtagtaggtcacactatgggtcaacataAATAATTAACTTGCACACTTATGAACCTCGAGCTTGCACATGAAGAAGTCGGTTGATCTTGAGGTGATCGTGTGTTGATCATGATTGTATGGTTGATACCGATTGTATGGTTGATACCGATggtggttacgaggtaacccccGAGATGGGTAAGTTGGTCCAAGGGACCATGACAGTATTCCACTTGCACACTGCGATTGGTAACATCATGCTCATGATCATGTTTAATCTGTTCATTCCATGTTATTGTTTGTCATATTTGCTGtgagcttgcgagtacattcaaagtacccCGCCAAATGCAGGAGAAACCGTGCAAGGAGTTGAGGTTGATCGGTACTTCATGATCTAGGCTGTGTCCTAGCAGTGTCCATGTGGCATGGAGTTTTGCTACCTCGTTGTTCCGCTACTGAGTAGTTGTCCCTCTAGCATCAAGGCTCTTGAGATGTTTAATAAATAATGTACATAGTGGAGCCGCACcatgtgtgccgcttggcctcgcttTCTTATGTAATCATCAAACCTATGTATCCGCAAGAGATCAATAAAGCAGTTATGTATGTACCAAGTTGTtatgtgttgccagaagacttgatctttggaatgcaaggtaaaccggttacTCTGAGCCAGGGTGCCACAATTACAAATGTTCCCATTGAAGGCTCCATGCTCTGATGGGTTCCCTGCCCATTTTTATCAGCGTCATTGGGGTATTTGTGGTAAAGAAGTAATAGAGGCGGTTTTGAGAATCGTGAGAGGGGAAGATAGTCCTGAATGCATCAATGATACAATTCTGGTTTTGATTCCAAAGGTAACAAACCCAACCCTCTTAACAAAATTTAGGCCTGTCAGTTTGTGCAATGTTTTATACAAGATAGTTTCCAAGGTTACTGCAAATAGATTGAAGCAAATTATACCTGATATCATATCTGAGGAGCAATCAACTTTTGTCTTTGGAAGAATGATCACGGATAATATTATTAGTGCATATGAGTGCTTACATTTCATGAAATGCAGTGAGGGAAAAAGTTAGTAGCTACTATGCTTTGAAGCTCGATATGAGGATGACATATGATAGGTTGGAGTGGGACTATTCTAAAGCCACGATGTTGAAATTGGGATTTTCTCCTACATGGGTACAAATAGTTATGGGCATGGTTCAGACGGTATCTTTCTCGGTTCTTTTTAATCGTGAGAGACTTGATAAATTACAACCCAACAGAGGTGTCCGACAGGGAGATCCAATATCCCCATATATTTTCTTAATTGCAGTAGAGGGCCTTTAATGCCTCCTGAAATCCAGTTTTTCTTCATCACGCTTAAGTGGCACCAACAGCTTCAGCTGCGAACCATCTACTTTTTGCAGATGACAACATGTTGCTTCTTAAGTCAAGTCATGACAACATCTTCCTTGAGAGCCTGAGGGCATCCTCTATTGCACGAGTGTCACCTCTTTGTCCGACAATTTTGGTAGGGAAGTAAATAGGGGAGAAGGAAGCCAAGCTGGGTCTCATGGGATGTTATGATGAGACCAATTATTTGAGATCTCTAATCTAGCCCTACTTGCCAGGCAAGCCTGGCACTTGCTAGACCATCCCGGTTCTCTGAGTTCATTAATCTTAAAAGTTGTCTACTATCCAAATAACTCTCTTTCTGATGCAACCTTGGGACCACATCCTTCACAGATATGGCGGGCTATTTTGCATGGGAAAGACATAATGACTCATGGTTTGATAAGGAGATTAGGAGACAGAGAATCCCCTGATATTTGGAATGACAACTGGATAACTAGAGAGCATATAAAGAGGCCGAGAACTTCACAAATACCGCAGCCGCCAACAAGGGTCGCTGAACACATTAATCACACTGTGTCGTCAAGGGATGAACAACTTATTTAATCGTTACTTATTCCCATTGATGCTGAGACTATATTGAAGACCCCTCTTTGCATGAGACAGATATCTGATTTTGTGCTTGGAGTGAGGATAGAAGGGGTATGTTCACTGTGCATTCCGCTTACAAGATGATACAGTGAACCAAGATTAGTAGAGAGTCATGGCTGTATGAGCAGGGCGGCCGATCAAACTCAGAGGCTGATTGTCCAGGATGGACAGACTTTATGGCATATAAAAGCCCCCTCGAAAATCAAGGTGTTCATGTGGAAATTAGCACAATACTCACAGTGTCCTTCTTCATCATAGAAACATGTCGACGATGAGTGCTTGTTGGTTGTGCGGGTCTAAGGATACATGCAGGCAGGCCCTGCTGAATGGCTTGGTTTCAAGGAGAACGTGGGCACTATCATACGAGCAAATTGTCGAGCGGTTGAGTCTGAATGTAAATGATGACACCAAACAGTGGCTATTCACCATGCATGAGGTGTTATCGCATGAGGAGGATTTTATCATGTTTACGATCACTTTCGCGGATGATATTGGGAACTCGGCACAAAGCTATACATGAGGAGATATATAAAAGCCCTTTCACTTTTCGGGCTTTTGTGCAGAGTTACTTAACTGAGCCGAGAGCTACCCATAGCACTCGAAGTCCAGTTCAAGGGGCACCTGTGATTAGGCCAAATCAATGTATCGCTCCTCGGGATGATATGGCGAGGGTCAATGTGGGTTCGGCAGTTGGACTAGGCGGCACTCGAGGCGCAAtgggagctatatgcagagatcAAGCATGTAATTTTCTGGGTGTGTCAGCCATTGTGTTCCCACATATATTATATCTTGCTACTGTCGAATCTTCAGCAATCAGGGTGGCACTTGCGCTTGCTGATAATCTCTATGAGAGAAAGATTCAGGTGGCTTCATATTGCAAGGTGGCATTGCAGATATACATCAGAAAAGTGCAGCTATCTACAGAGCAATCATACATGAGATCATAGATCGGAAGGCTACTTTTACTAATTGTATCATTAGCCGTGAATTTAGGAGCTTGAATGTTGAAGCTCACAAACTCGTGAAGCATGCTTTATCCCTAGGGGTTGACCGCCATATTTGGTTAGGTCACCCCATAGCTAAAGTTGTCTCGCCTTGCTTCAAAACTACAGGGCGTGCGCTGCGGCTTTGACCTAACGACCTCCGTTTGCTGGAATTAATCGGAATAGTTGAGAACAAAGTGACGAACGGATGCGTAATGCGTGGGAATCTGCCGAATAGTTCGGGCCGAATCCTGAAGAAAGTTCAAAGTGCTGTTTGATAAGCCTGCATAGCATTAGTTAGTTGGTCAGGTAAAGGCTGGCCAAGCCAATGATGCTTAGCTGGTCTTTTTGAATGATTAGCCACACTGGGACTGAGAATCTTGGACAGGGGAATCTTGGACAATGGGCGAAAGCCCGATCCAACAATATCACGTGAGTGAAGAAGGTCAATGCTCCTTGTAAAGCTCTTACGTCGAGTGCGCGATCATGACAGAACTAGAGGAAGAAGCCCCGGCTAACTCCGTGCCAGCAGCCACGTTAAGACGAGGGGTGGGGGGCAAGTACTCTTTGGAATGACTGGGCGTAAAGGGCATGTAGGCGGTGAATCGGGTTGAAAGTGAAACTGTGAAAGTCATAAAAGTGACGGAATGCTCTCGAAACCAATTCACTTGAGTGAGACAGAGGAGAGTGGATGGTCTTCTATTCGTCCCTATAAACATTGTGAGGGACTAAAGTTTTTTATTGACAGGAAAAGAGACTAAAGTTGAAACAGACACTCACTTTTATGAACACGTGAACACACAACCGGTGgctccatgcatgcatgcatgatgcATGCACGCATTACGCGGGCCGTTTCCAAGCTAACTAATGGCGCCCGGCCGACGACGCAGTACAGCTAGTAGAGCACTCGCTGCCAAACGCCTACGTGAGAGACCCTCGTGAGGCCAGCTATACAACCTCCGCTCCTCATCCCGTCCTCGTTCACTCCGCAGCCGAATTCCCCCGTCTCCACCGCTCAGTCCCCCGGACCGGACCGCCGGACCTCTCCTCGCCTTGCCATGGCAGCCGCAGCACTGAGGGCGCAGCTCAACGATCATATCGCCAGCATGTACACCGATGTGAGGCCCTTCCCCTCCACTCTAGTCGTGTGGTTGTGGATTTTGGCCTGGCTGGCCGACTAACTTGGCCTTTGCCTTTGCCTTGGCATGATCGACGTCGATCCAGGGTGTGGTGGACGAGGACACGTTCGAGGAGCTGCGGGACGAGGGCACTGCCGCCGAGGTCTCCCGCCTCTTCATCTACGACGCCTCCGATatcatcgacgacatcgacaCCCTGATGTCCGCCTCCACACCCTCTATCATGTCTCCCTCTGCTCTCTGTCTCGGGTACTGACTCATCTTAATTATCTGCTCTGGAAATCGCAGGGAGGAGCCCGAAGTGGACTTTGACGAGGTGGAAGCCCTGACGCAGCAGCTCATGCGGTGCACCTCCAGGTGATGACCATCATAAACCCTTTCTCTCTCTTCCACCTGCTTATTTTTAACTCTATGTTTGTTTGCCCGCTGCGTCAATGTCATGCGATTGAGATCAGTTTATTATACTGGGCAAAGCTATTTGTCGGTTGCACTGCCCCATAGGCGTAAGAATCGAGTTTAGTTGCGTTTAGTGTAACGGAGTTACCGGTATCCCGATTAATATCAATGTTATGATGAGGATAAATTGTTGTCGTTTTCGGAATATTCCTGGTATTAATGATCTGCTATTCTGTGTATTACTAATGGTGGTTTTTCTGGTATTAATGATCTGCTATTCTATGTATCTCTAATTCTGTTTTTTCAAGTTTGTCCATGGCATCGATGTTGTTTTTTATTTGGATGTGTCGGCATGGGGTGTGTACCTCACGACACGGCCGCACAATTGAGGTTCGTGTCGTTTTACAGGCATCGTATAGCCATAGGTAGAAGAGCCGAGTTTAGTTATATATCGTGTAACGAAATTGTTGGTATTCTTCCCAATGTTAATCAAATCGTCTCGCTTGGCGAAGGGAATTGTTGTCGTTTTGCAAACGTTTGTTCTACTATCGTGTTTGTTCTTCGGGCAATGCCATTATTCTAGGCCGAGATGAAAAAATTATCGTTTCATAAGCATGGCCGGTATTAATGATCTGCAATTCTACATAACGCCAATGGCCATTTTTTCTGTTTCTCCATTGGAACGGTGTTGTTTCTATTCAGATTTGTCAGGTGCAGGGTGTGTACGTCATGGATGTCATTTGGGTGTCGTATATCGAAAATTACAAGACCTCATTTTAGTTGTGTCTCGTGTAGCGGAATTGTCGGTATTCATGACAATTTCATGGTTCGGCAAGAAAAACTTTGTCTCTTTGTAAATATTTCTGGTACGACTGATCTGCTATTGCACGTGACGGCAATGGCGTTTTTTTTCTGGTTCATCAAACAATTTATGGAGTTGACAATCATGATAGGAAATGGCTCCTTGAGGATATTATTGAGTTGACGTCTCAATTTATACTAAGTTTGATAAGTTCCTAATTTTCTGATCTGCATTTTTTTGCATGTTTCAGTGTTGGTGCACAGCAAGTGAACCTCGCCTGCATGAACTTCGGCAATTTCTATGCCATAAAATACATACAAGGGTCAGAACTCAATAGCTTATTACATATGTTACACAATAATTATTCGCAACACTGTTTTTCAATGTCTCTATGCAAACCTGCCAGCTCATGTTGTCTTTTCTGTCGTTCTTTTCAGCTCATACCAATCTAACGTTGTTAAGAAGTAATCTGATTTGCTTTTTCACTTCATCTGCAATCACGTTGTTGATATTACTCGGTTCATTATCTGAATATGCTACCCTTTGATGCTTCTCTTGTATATTATTGGCTCTAGACTTCTGTTTATAGCACAACTAAATTCTTATATCGCTAGagatttttcttttttgaaaTATAGGGTTACAAGTTTTGAACCATTTCATCTGAGTTCTGTTAACCTCTTCAGAATTTGACAATGTGGTATTTTTGCATTATTTTAGGTGTCTCTTGTCATTGGATCTTGTTAGGAATGAGTTCTATATTGTGCGGCATGAGTTGGAGGTCATGATGCAGGTAACACCTTATGTGCCTAATGTTGGATTTTGATACCAACTTCCCACTAGTTTCATAACACATAGATTAGTCATATTAAGATAGAGAAAAGGGAACAATATCTTTAATCTTTAATCTAATTCTTTTGACATTTAGATTTGGAGCACTTAGTTTGAGGTACCGAAAAGTCTCATTTAGCCGTCAAATGATTATGTGTTAATTTTGTCATCATGTTTGCTAGATGCACAGGGTAGCTCAAAAAAGtggtagaatttttttgtttcccAATTAAATTAAGCTTCGCCAAATGCCCAAATAAGAAACTAGCTCAGTTGGAATATGGCAGATTAGTGAAACCATGTGACTTGAGCACCATTATGTGCCATAGACCTATCTTAATCATTTTTCGGAAGGTACTTTTCTTAATCATTGACCTATTATTCACCTTTTGATGCAGCTCGAAGAGCAGATTGCGGCATGTGGTCCTAACTCTTAAGTAGCGGCAAGTGAAGGGAAAAGAGCGTGACCCCATGCAACCCCTTGCATTATGTGTTCCATGTGTCTCCGAAGATGTAGCGGTTTTCAAAGGGTGTCTAGCACTAAAGGGTGCGCGTAAAACTTAGATGAATATTCTCGCGTCGGAACTTTGGGCTCGTAACGCTGTGAACGGGAACTGTTGTCGTGTGTTGATGTCAGTGTGAAGTCCATATTCTAGTGTGTCGTGGATGTGTGCCCCGCCTACGGGCTGTGTGTAAAATCTCTACCTGCTTGTTTGGTCTTCTAGTGACTTTGTTTTGCTGTATGTTCTGTTTGGTTTTCTCTATAAGCAAGTCTTGTTGTTGGTTGCTGTACCCAGAGTGTAGCCAATCAACATATTTGGGCATGTTAAACATGACTTTTCGGTCTGAAATTTTAGCGCGGCCTTCTTATAAGAGTACGACGGCACCATGAGCAGTAGCTGGAGGAGGGAAAAAACAGAGGGGATGGTCTGCGAGGTCACATCCAGGGATCACAAAGCTGTCGGTTCGCGAGACGGCGTGAAGAGGATCTCTAGGATTAGGTATGTTTCCATTGGTATGAAAAGTCTGGGCTAATTAAGTCATCAATTACAGCTCCAACGATGATCGCAGGAACATCATAGTAATCCTAGTCCCCAAAGTTATTTAGACTACCCTGGATCACCAACTGGGCAAGAGAACAAGTGGCCATCTTCGTCGTTCTCCTATAGTGGCTGATCTCACATGTTGCGAACCATGTTCTGCTCTGAAATTTCGGGTCTTTGATGGCAGTAGAAAGTGTTGTTATTCATCGCCATGGCTAGCCGGTGCTCATACACCCTTCCTTCCATGACTGCTATCGCTTCTCATGCCGGCTCGCCGACTAGGGTATGGTTGCTTGATGAAAAAAAACTCTACCACGCACCAAATTTGGATCCCGCTTTCTTATATATGTGCCAAAATTTCGGTACAACCACGCTCCACATACAACTCAATTTTTTCCTTCCAGAGTGGAGGAAGTGGACACTTTGTGGGACTTTTAGTAGCAAATTTTCCATACAGATAGAGGCGCCTATCAAAAAGATACTCCAAAGGCTTCAGGATCACATTCTCATTAGCTGAAGAACACCTATGCTAATCTACGTTAACTGAATTCAAATCAGGCCTTTATTACCTAGTCCATAGCCTCAGCAGCCACAATGTCAGAGTACAAAGAGGAAAAACATGAAACCAAGTTTTACACAAATTATCCAGGCAACCTTCCCTTGACAAGATGCGATCAGCCCTATTAGTTGTTCTTCTATTCCACTTCATCCGATGCTCTTCTAAATCAGATAACAAGTCCATTATGTATTCGCAGAGAGGCCCAATCTTGGGGAGGTTTAGTCTACAGAGTTCAGCGCTATAACACACCCTGATTGTCGTCAATGAATACAATTGTTTGCTCAAGTATGTTGTTTGAGAGTAGTTGATGGCCTGGCAAGTTGGAGAGAATAATTctttccttgatgatttctcttACAAAGATCAAACATATATGTCGAGGGAGAGAGAGCTGACTCCCTTGGAATGTAGGCATGCAGGCCATGTTTATTGGGAGATCCTAACACTGGTGCAGAGACGTCCTATACAAACAGTTCTCCGTGTTATGGAAGGTCCCCGTTCTCATGTTTTTTTTACTTTACAGTGCTTAGAAGTTGAGGTTTGAAAAAATCTAGCCCAGAACATaattcatcaaaagtcatggCATTTTGAAACTTTAGTCATAACAAGATATGCAATATCAGACACAAAAAGAGAGTGCTAGACAAAAACACAAAAAGAAGCAAAAAATAAAGAAGTGGCACAATATTTACCGTTCGTTGATaagtctccaacatatctatattttttattgttccatgctattatagccCGACAGCCCCATCCTCTACTCCATTGATGCGTCCACCGGGCGAGATCGGTGGTGTGCCATCCTGACATTACAGGGTCCAGCCCCCCATCTCAACTGTGATTCCTGGATCAGCAGGGAGACCTCCTCTCCACTCCATCTCCTACATGAGGGCCCCCCTAGGGAGACCTCGCCGGCGAGCCATCCTGAACATCCATGCCATCTCGATACTTGATACGTCTGTGAACCCAGCTCAGCATTGAAAATATCATTGTTTGGGTAATAAATAGATTTAAGAAGATGTGCGCACAGAGAGTCTGGTACTTTTTGGAGGCACCATGACTGCCGAGCTAATAAAGCTAGGTTAAATAGTTTGATGTCCCTAAAACTAAAACCTCCACACTTCTTTGTCTGAGTCATAGCTCTCCAAGAAACCCAGTGCGGTTTCCATTACCCTTCTTTCCTGCCCTAAAAAAAACTTCATTTCCAACAAAGATATAGCTTCATTTAAAAAGGTTCAAACATCTTGCAAATGAGTCTGCAACATACCATACTAGTTAGCATTGCTCAAGACACAAACACAACTTTTACGATTCCATTAACTACACTCAACTCTTTGAGTAAACAAGCTAAAAATCATAACCATTAGACTCTGCACAGCTCACTGGAACCAAACAAAAGGGACCAAGACTAAATATGTTGTCCCTATAGTGCTAGATATTAACAGTATCATGTCAATCAATAAAGCAAAGCAAAGCAAAAGAATTACACCAGACCAGAGGGAGGGCAAATCTCCTTCTCATGCTACCTACATATCTCATTGCGACTTCATCTAAGCATCATATTACTAGACATGACAAGGCAGAGCATGGATCGTATGAACATATGATCATCCTAATTACGAATGATATATGTATGCACCTCTTGCTTCCTGTCCCAGGGTAAAAATACAATAGATTAAGATTTGGTGAGGATGAATCAGGGGGTACCTGTGCTTGAGTGTTGGATCTGTGGTTGCTCTTGGTATAGATGAAGAGAAGAGGtccttcttctcctccgacaAATCCATAAGGAACTATCAAGAGATATAGTACTCTAGCAGAAGATGATGTCAAGATTGCTAAGTTTTACACCACTAGATTGGCGACATATTGTTTAAGATTGGGGGAAAAAGAACAACCTAAAATCATTAATCTTATTCTTTTGACATTTTGTTTTGGAGCGCTTAGCTTGAGGTATCGAAAAGTCTCATTTATCCGCTGAATATTTGTGTCGTAATTTGGTCATCACATTTTATAGATGTATGGGATAGCTCTAAAAAAGTACTGGAACTTATTTGTTTCCCAGCTGAAATTAAGCTTCACAAAATACCCAAAGCAATACATGTCTGCAAGAGTATCCATTCCATGTGTTTGTTCGTAATGTAATGATTTTGGATCTGAGCATATTCATGATCATGTGTTGGCAGACATCGAGATTATCCCGAGCACTAAAATTGTGAACGATGATCTTGCTTCCAAGACTCTGAATAGTGCGACTGGAGCATCCTTTACTAGGACAAAGACCATGTTCAGGTATTTCCAGGACAACAAGATCAATGCAGCTACGGCATCGGCGACGGCCACCATGTGGAGGAGACGATCAACCTGTGATGTCTTAGACGAGGGTGGATTTGATGGAGACGAAGTTGAGCGTCTTAGCCGCCACAGATGCGGATGGAGATCCAGAGGAGGAAAATTGGCAACGTTGTCAAGATAGCAATCACCGGGAATGACCAACCAAGGAAAGCGTCCTCTCCTCTCGCCGTCGCCCAAAATCTAAATTCGCACGCGCAACCCGCACGCGGATGAAAAACCGTTTGTAGTATATATAAAGGTTGTGATGGAGATGGTGTTGCTAATACAATTTTTATGAATGGTAATAAAATAGAAAATTTTAAGTAAAAAAAGTAATATAATAGAAAATTATAAATAGAAAAATAGTAATGGAATATAAAATTG
This genomic window from Aegilops tauschii subsp. strangulata cultivar AL8/78 chromosome 4, Aet v6.0, whole genome shotgun sequence contains:
- the LOC109754074 gene encoding histidine-containing phosphotransfer protein 2-like, translated to MAAAALRAQLNDHIASMYTDGVVDEDTFEELRDEGTAAEVSRLFIYDASDIIDDIDTLMEEPEVDFDEVEALTQQLMRCTSSVGAQQVNLACMNFGNFYAIKYIQGCLLSLDLVRNEFYIVRHELEVMMQLEEQIAACGPNS